TAAAGGAACTAGATTGGTTATGGGTACATACCAAAAGGACGACTGGCGACATATGCATACGATGGGTTCAGTGGTGGCATATATTCTACTGAAGTGTTTTAGGTACTTTTTGGAATTCAGTGGTGCCCCGTGAACAATaaatgtttgggtgtatttccAAAATGTCTCAAACTAATATATtagagaaattttataatgattgaaaaaaataggagTCGTCCATTTGATATAATCCTACGACGGTAAAGGTAGGAAGTACCTAGAATAAAATACCTGGTACTTCCAAAATGTGGGACCAAGTATCAAAAAAATTggaccgaatactaatttaatttaatttttataaatattttccaTAGATCAACGACTAGAAAAAAGTTCAAGGTAAAAGTACTTGAAAGTACCCATTGATACTTTATAATTATCGTAAAAGAGCTCTATATATTATATCCAACATGCactatgtactccctccatctacAAATAAAAGGAGGTTTGCTGTGCTCAAATTTTGTCTACAAATGTAATGTATTTTAGCCCCACCGCGATAGGGCCACGCTAGTCTCAGCAGGGAGTGTTATCACACAATTACAAAGACTGAGTTTTAAGTCCCTCTCATCTCTCCTCATAAATGACTCCGCAATGTCAAAAAAAATTGCTGATGTGGCATGACACATAATACTCATAACACTACTATGACATTTTCATTGAGATTGGTCTAATTTATCCAATAGGAGCTGACCTTCCCTTTAATCTAGCTAACTGTTTTCCTCAAAAATCTAGGTAACTAGGAGATGGCCCAATGCATTAATGAGGGacatgtgagtgttttcttatCCCCTTACTTGTTCTAAAATTCTCACGATCTCTTGTATTTGTTGATGTGCGGCATATGCTTTTGTGCTTACTAGTTATGGTAGCTCTGACTTGGAAGTAAAAATATTCATACACTTCTGGGACTTCAACTTCACTGTTAAATCTTAGTCTGATTCTGGGATAGATGGCAAAATGAATCTGCATAATTAGTGGAGCACACCATATTTGTTTTTCTCTGAAACTACAGGCTAGAAAAATCTGTTACACAGCAAGATTCAACTAAACTAAATTGTTCTTAGTAAACTCAAGAAGCAAATTTAGTACATATGGAGAACAAAAGATCAAGTTATGTTATTAGCCCCTTTATTCATTTTATGTTTGAAATTGCAAGGATAACACACGAGTGTGCTGCAACAACACATGTACCAGTTTTGACTGCTTGAAGCTTCCTTCCAGAGCAGGTTTTCAAAAAATTAGCTACACATTTAATTTTTTGCTCCCAACAAGACAAGAGTTAAAAATACACTGCACCCAGAAAAATTGAAGATTTCTTTTGGTCTTTATGGAATTTTATGAAATAAAACGACAAAAATTCAGATAGAATTCACATGTAGCTAGCTTTTATGGGATTAGTAACCCCCATGTGCCTACCATGTGAGTGCCCTTCTTGAGTTTTGGCGCTAAGAGGAAGGGGGATGGTGTGGAAGAAAAGGCACTGCATGGTGGGCTCTACCATGCCCCCACAGCCACAAGCTATCATGCTTCCATGTTACTGTCTCACTGCCGCTGCACTCAAATGCCCTGACCATGAAGTACCACAGTATGCCATAGCCAACAAAGTCGAGAGAGCCTCTTGCTAATGGAGAAACACATGCAAGGCTGCTACAGCAAGAATCATAAGATCCACAACATGCATACTACTCTTGCAGACTTCAACAATGTTTTTGTATAATGCATTTAGTCTCGTGGAATTGAAGTTTTACTTATGTTTGGATAATTTAGTATGTGCATTCATAAGCAATACGAGGAATAATTGAAGTTGGTTCCTAGATAACGTTGCATCACTAACTTCTTGTTTAACTATATATATCCAATCAAAAACTTTATTTGATATAATTATATATGCTATTCCTCATGATactttaattggaacatgaagTGGTAATATGACACGAATAATTTGCCATAATCATGAAAGGTGCACGTTTTTGTTACTTACTGAAATGAATATGTTCCATGATACTTGACTCTAGTAAGTAGAAGTAGAATCTCGAGTTTGTTATGTATTTAGATTGCATATCTGCAATAGGGAGGCAACAAAAAAAGGGGATAAGGTATTATACAGATCAAGCAGTACGGAGCAATTATAATGGATGGTCAATTCACATTACATTTAAAATATCACACTTTTGGTCAAAAAGTATTCAAGAACCTAAAGTATGCACTCTCCGTGCACTCCACAATTTTAGTACAATGATTTTCAAGTCTTTTCCTATCATTCTTTCTTAATTGCTCCTTGCGCTTTGATGCAAAGACGCAACTTTTTTTATTGGTGAACCTGACTTAATGCAAAGTTGCAACTTTTATGATACGTTTGAATTGTTACCAATACCAAGTATAAAAGCCGCAACAAAATATGCTGAAATTAAAGTTACCATAACCATCTAAAGTTGATAATGATCCTTTAATTTTATATGGAAATACATTGCTACTATGATCCAGGAAAAGGAAACGCCTAATCAAAGACTTGCTTAGTCATTCTGCTTTGGCGACTGGACACGTCCTTCGTTTCTCCGGGAAACAATATTTAGCATTGATTTGTGAGGACTATTTGGATGTTATTACGGTCCAAGTGGGGCTGGTCCAGCATGTGCAGGCATGTGCATGGTCTGCAGCCCATCCCCTTCCCTCTTCCCAACCCTCTTCTAACATGCTGTCCCCTCCAGAAAGTGTACTCTTTCCCcctcttcttttccttttcccatACCATCTTTCGTATTCACACCTTTTGTTTTTTACTCACTAAgtttatttaataataaatataaaaaacttGGAAAAACAATGCATGCACACTCCAGTGGAAGTTATATAACTGCTTTTGACAGTTAAAAAGACCGTTCGAGTTGGGGGGTCCCTCTATCTGTCTGAGATATTTTTCTCTTTGTGCATACCATTAATTCTTTTTTACTTTGTTGAAACAGAATACACACAGACTTACGAAAATAATTACTATTCCAATCAAAGTGCTGTAATGAAAAGGATGAGCATATTATTCAAGACTAATATTTTGAAAGGTCTCATCCTACGATACTTTAAGAATCTaattttcattctctaccacgtATAAACTTCAAAGCATTCATATTTGTAATCACCTGAGAGTAATGTTTACCTAATTAATACTTTATTTCACACAAATAACTAATTATCTGATCATGTAAGTAAGTACAACATCTAGTCGAATTTGCTCATCGTTCAGGCAgataaaaaaagggaaaaagtacAATGCGTATACATATGTCCCAAACAGGGCTCTTTCTTTTACTAAATCCAAATGGATGGTTCAAACAAGAACAATATACCCTGCACGCTGCACAATGAATAGCAGCTGAGCAAGGCCACATGCAACTTTCTTGGGCACACCTAGCTACCTGCTTTATATTCACATAAACCCCTCTCCCCTTGCAGCTCCTACAACAACACAAACCCATCATcaccttcctcctctcctcttcttctccttccatcTCCTTCCAAGAACCAATCGAGCAAGCAAGGGAAGCTAGCTATTTCTTGTTCCTCGCGTGGGGGACACCAATGCATGCCCCGAGGAAGTTCAGGAAGGCCTTCATGGCGCAGCTCCTGGTGAGCCTGCGGGCGGCCGGCCAGGCGTCCAAGTCCATGGGCCTCCGGGAGCGCCGCGACGCCGTGCGGCTCTCCTCCGACGTGGCCATGGCGCTGGCGTCCGCCCGCGCGGCGCCGCGCTCGTGGGCGCGCGCCCTCGTCGCCAGGcacgcggcggagcggcgcaaCGAGGCGCTCATGCGCCGCATCATGGGCGGCGCCGGCTACGAgatggccgcggccgcggccgcggcgaggagcaGGAAGGAGGCGCGGAGCAGGAGGATCGTGCGGAGGTCGCGCCGGGTGTGCAGCGGCAGCgccgggaggaagaggaggggcttgctcgcggcggcggcgagcggcggggccgGGAGATGCAGCgcaatggcggcggccaggaggaTGGTGACGGCGAGGCTGCAGGTTCTGAAGAGCCTCGTGCCGGGAGGGGAGGCGCTGCGTGGCCTCTCCCTGCTGAGCGAGACGCTGGACTACGTCGTGTGCCTGAAGACACAGGTGGAGCTCATGCAATGCCTGTGCAGAGGATCCCGTCCCAAGCTGGGTTGATGAGGCCAGTGATCTCATCTCAGGGTAAGTGGCTTTTGTGTtatcttttatctttttgtaAGAGTAACCCAGCAGCGTTTCTATTCCAACTCCCTACTCAAGATTTAGAGACCCAAAATAAAAAACTCACTCCAACAAGTCCCTAAACTAGAGAGGCCCTTAGACTGTATCCAATGGTACCTTCTAAAATCCAccccctaaaaggaatattTTCCTCCCTCTAAACAGATTCCGCACTCTATATCAAAATCCTCTCCAATAATACACTCCATACCACACCCCCTATACCCCACCATCCAATATTTTATATTTCCTTCTCCAACTAACTCCAACTACCTATTTCCTTCTAATTACCTCTCCCCTCAAAACTAAAATAACTTGTTATTAATCAAAATCTGGACTCTATCTCTCCTCCACTCGACGGTCCCACACACGGGTAGAGGCCGGCCGTACGCCCCCTACCTGTGGCGgacctctctcctccctccaaaATGGAGGCCTGTGTAGGGGGCTCCATTGGAGCACATACAGGCGTCCCCGTCCTCCATCTCGGGGTAGGGGGCGGGATGGAGGGCGCCGCTGGAGACAGTCTTAGATTCACTCTACGCGCTCCTTTTCCTCTGTGTTCCCCCGAGCGCCTCCTTCCTCCGCGCGCTGGCGctcctcctgcgccgcctcccctccctcctgcGCACTTCCTCCCGCACTACGGCGCGAGTGCTGTCCTCCGCTGCTCTCCGCACTACGGCGTGGCGGCGTCGGGGAggaagccggccggccgggcggcgctgaGCAGTAGGTGCGCGGCTCGGCAGCAGGTTGGGCGCGCTGTGGTGGGTGGGTGCGGCGCGGGAGTGCTGGTCGAGCAGCCCACCGGCGGCCAGTGAGTGCCCCGGCCGGCTCCTCGGCGCGGAGGGCCGCGGAAGGAGGCCATGGACTGATGTGCTTGCTGCTGCGTTTCCATGGCGGCCATGGATTTGCTTCTCTTTTCTTGTCGTTACTGTTTTTCTGAATTCTTGGTGATACTCTGTGCTTGGATTTGCACTCTTCCAGTATGTAGTAGTCTTCCTCCTACCTACTACCTAcctcggcggccatggtgggccCGCGACGtagctccgcggcggccgccaccacGCCTCCCTCCTCGGCCAGATCCACGCGGGGCCATGGCCAGCAGCTCGCgctcgcctccagcgccggccgcggtggaggaggcccTCGCGGCAGCGGCGTGCGACGGCCGGCTCCTacctcctctgctcctccgcctccccttcTCCTCCATCCGCCTCCACTCGCTGTCATCTCCTCCGGCCAGGCGGGCGCGGTGTGCCGGCGGGATCTGGCGCGGCGGGCTCCGGCAGGCGCGAGCTCCGGCCAGGCGCGGGCTCCGGCCAGGTGCGAGCTCCGGCCGGCGCGGGCTCCGGCCAGGGCGGGCGTGGAGGGCGACGGCGCCGGACgagcgcacggcggcgcagaagagAAGCCAGAAGAAGATTTCGGTGTTTCGCTGACAACTAGGCCCCATCAATCAGTGCGAAAATAGGAGCTTTGTTCAACTAGTTCGGCTGGAATTGGTGTCAAATTTTTCTCTCTAAAATTTACAAGCCAGCTcccaaaaaagaaaatagaagctCATTTTGGGAGCTGCGGCTGGAGATAAGTGCTTGTATGGTGTGTGATCTAGTTTAACTTATATGTTGGGTAAACATATATGTAATTTCTTGATTCCTTTATTCATTTTTAGGATTGGCGTACCTGAAAATTTTCGAGCTATTCAGGATTTTTATTTGGAGTTGAATTTAACTGAGAGTTACTAATAATTAGTACTGTACCCTGTAGTCCTGTACCCTCCTGTCAGTGACTGAAACGTCTCTCTTCTTTTACACAAGTGTGATGCTGCATCTGTGGTACATTCCACAAGGCATTGCTCTGAACATTTAGCTCTTGTTCCACTTCCATCTCGTACaactttttctttcaaatatagAAAAGTTAATGTCTTTGCTTTTTCCAATCGGAGTGAAGGATATTATATGCAACTTCAAGGTACTACATTTATTTTTCGTAGATGCATCTTTTTTAGTCTAACTCTGAATACGGAAGAATATATGACTCGTCATGACAAACAATTTCCCAGAAATACTCACTTGACATTCAGTAACATTTTGCCGTTCATGGCAGGCAGCAGCAACTGCGAGACTGCACATCTGCAGACCTGCATGAGAGGTGTGGGAGGATTCAATGAAAATCCTTTACCACCAGACTGCTCATGCATGCACAAAAAGCAAGGACCGCAACTGAAGCCGTCTGGATGGGAGGGCTCCAATCAGAGCTGATGTCTCAGGGACCCAACTTACTATAGCCAGCTACTAGTACTAGTGGTACTGCCGGTGTAACTATTGTGCAAGTACATGTCAGGGCCAAGATGGGCCTTGGTTTAATAGGTGCATCTCCTAGCTGAGAGCTGTTAGGACGAACAAAGCCATTGTCCATTTTGTGAAAGAAGTTTTGGTGTTAAGTAACTAccaattttttttcccttttcggTGGTCGAAAAACCTGTGTGTGGAGTTTTCAATCTTGATGAAATGGTGATCTTTTTGAAGGTTCTGTTTCTGTATGTTGGCATATGACACGATATTTGTGTTCTGTAAGTactgaaaataaaaaagacgatGTTGGCCAAGCTAATTTATTGTCTTCCTTTATAACATGACCGGGCACGAGAGTATGAGTCGCGTAAGCAGATTGCTGAATTTAGCCTCTAGTGACCATGTCACTACCCTAAACAACTAATGTCGTGTATAAGGTGGCGTAGTTACATCCCTTCTCATTTCAGTATGATAGCTAAGGAGCTGAATTTGCAGCTTTGGCTTATTGTTTTTGTGAGACCGACTTCAGATTGCCCGGATAAGCTATTCTAGTCTAGACCGACTTCAAGCTTCGTTTATTCTCACTGCTGACTTTTCAGGTTCAGAAAACTGTGCGACATCGAAATGTTCAGTTCAACATTGGGATCAAAACAACAAGCAAGACACAGTGTGCAAAATAGTTGTGTATTACGAATACTTCCAGTAGGTGTATGAAAAGGTTAAACCCAATTATGACAATTGTAACTGTCTTGCATCTAGAGACCTAGGATTCGACAGCACTATTGCAACTTTTTGGTACACCACTGAGATTGCTGACGCAATGATTCAATCCAACGAACAGTCACTAGTACCCCCACTCTATACTTCCTATTTCGTCCAGTGATATCGCCAACAGAATAATGAACAGGTTTGGTTTTGAGTAGCAACTCCTTTTTTGGAAATACACAATCAAATGCTCAAGAACAATTCAGGACACTATGTTTAAGAACAATTCACGACACTTTCATTTCTATGAATCACCTGTAACGAACTCAATAGTTTTACACTTTTACTTCAGCAACTTAATTGCCAGAATGATAATACTGAAACTGAATGGAAACTGTCAAACCTATCTGTTCCACAATACATAACCACAGATCCTTGGACGAGTTACAAACGGCCAATCCCCCAGCTGATCTGGCTCATCTCGATTGGGCTTTGGCTCTTTAGTCCTTGACATTTTtctaattgaaaaaaaaaagatttttttgtAGACTCTCATGTCCGTCCTAATCCTTAGTACTATGGTAAGTAGACAatcatgtaacaccctaaacaATGAACTAAACCAGTAGAGCATATTCGTAAAGGTGTCCGGTCTGAAACATGGATTAATGTGTCCTCAGTCTTCACATAATCAGATGCACTATATGAGGGAGTATACGTGCAATATCATACCCATCCAAAGTTTTCACAACTGTGCATATTTCAAGATTTGTGAGAGTACAGTGGGTTAACTTTATCGGTAATAAGGAAAAAACCGGAGGTGGCCGATAAACGTGTTTATCGGATTTCTCGGAAATTTATTGGATTTGCCCTTTCTCTTTCGgacaaaatttataaaaaaattctcaaaatttaaaCAAAATAATCTGATGATCTCCAAACAATCTAATATGGAAAACAAGATATCACAATGCTTAGAAATGAGAAGATATGTAGCTTAGGGGGTAAGGGGTAAATACGAATTCAAAATTACCGAGAATTTTTATCAAGCCGGTCACTACCGATAAATGTGATTATCGGTTTTCTCGGAATTTTTTCGCCGAGAAATTTTTCCCCACCACAGTGGGTAAGAAAAATGCTGGCTGGTCTAAATCATTCATCAGAAAAACTGGATTTGGTTATTGTTATATTTAGCTTGGTAAGGAAGAGGAATAATAGGTAATCTGAAGCTAGATCTTACTGTTCCTCTTTGAAGTTTAGAAACTGGCTGATGTCCGACTCGTCTGACCGGAATCAGATCATCGCATACACCGTTTGGAACATCTAGAAAGAACGTTGCCGACGCTTCTATGATAATAAGGCCCTAATAGCTCCACAGCTGACTAGCCTAATACGCCAAGATGTTACTGCGCTTCAGTTAGCACTTTTAACCCCTGATGTAACATAATTCTATGCATGGTGCCATGCGGCCGTAGGGCTGCCGTTTgccttttccttttatttttctttttccttgcaaCCTGGCATACCTAGGTTTTCTCCTGTAATGTTTACCTGCTGCTTTCTCCTATAATGAAAAGGCAGAACACCTGCTATTGTCCTAAAAAAACAGAAGTTTAGAAACTGTGGGACACCAAATACTCAAGATTGGTAAATGCAAAGCTATGAACGATAACCATTCACGTGTTGGCTCTGCAGCAAAGCATATACCTTTATCCTCAGACCTCAGCACTTAGTAGGTTTATGAGAAGGTTGGACCCTTTCTATTCACCAATTCTAGTTGGTCTTTCTAGTTGCTACTAGTGATCTAGGATTCCTAAGCACTATTGCAAGTTGAGGGTATCTAGTCTTGTAGGTATGATAATGTCAACAGAATATCCAACAGAGTTTGGTTATAACAAAAGCCTCGAAATTCCTCAATCTTAATTCCAGATATCATAATGCTGATCACAGTGTCATTCCCCTTCAAATAAGTTTCATAGTCTGTACTATGTTTCCATTTTTTTGTGACCTACTCTGTTTCTGTCAATCAGAAATTTCAACAAAAATGTTACTTGAATAAAATGTCATATCCAGAATCCATGGCTCCAATCCATGTTATTCTCATATATATCATATAGACAAGAACACCACAATGAACCATGGAACATAACCGTTACATGGAACTATGGAAGGCTCATCGAATAACATCCTTCCATAAAAGTATAAAACCATCAGAAGCAGTTACAGTGGGAAACAAGAGAACACACATATACATGGCAGACATCTTCAGAAGATCCAACCTAGACTCTATCTACTATACTTCCCAATAACCAGGGTGTACTTGTGCCGCCGGTTGTTCCGAAGCACGCAGCACCCAAGGGAGTAGACGACGATGAGGAGCACGATGAAGGCAGCATTGATAATGGCAATCTTCTTCCAACTGTTCTTGAGATTCCCCAGGACGCCAGCCTTGCAAGACTGGCAGCCATAGCAGAGCTCGGACTGGTCGTTCGACCAGGTATTGCAGTCAGGGTTGGACGAATTGCTGGGGATAGGGGGCTTGGTCCAATAGGTCTCGTTCAGGTATGTGAAGTTGCATTCAGTTGGGGGCTTGCAGCATCCAGACTGCAAATCGAAGTTGAACAAGTTCAGTTCACATTGCCGTTAAGCTCAAATCATCCTGATTTTCTTTACATTTTTTTATTAAACTAAACAGGCACCGAACCGAGTTTATTAAAATCTAAATGGCAACATGCTAATTTCATGATATATATCTGGAAAAAGGGAGCAGTGATTCTAACTTTTGCTGGAACACAAATGACCAGATTATTTCAGCATACTCATGATCGCAGCTGAGTCAAAGTGTGTATACTTGACCTTGTTTTGTAATGCACTGCAACTTGCAAATATGATAACTGTTTATGAAAAAGCACATGTAGAGTGTAGACGCATGCTCTTGCAAGTGCACATCTAAGACCAAATCAATATATGTAGATTGTAGAACTCACGATCGCCAGCTCGTTATCACCACCTTCTAATAGCAAGTTTGCATTAGTTTACAAGAGTTTGTTAATGTTGATGAAAATCCTACGATGTGGATAGCTGGCTTGTACAGGTCATCTAGTCTAGCCATCGAGTGATGCCGGTGGAAAGGTCCTAACTTGGTTACTCTAGTTCCCGGTTGTATCACATTCTTGACATTTCTGTACATCTCAAATTAAATTTAATGCTTTCATCATCTTGCACATACATTTGAAGGAAACATATTATGAATTTCAAAGTTGTTTACTGCTATTTGTTATTGGTAGATGTGGATATATGTACCGTAGACTGCCACATGTAGAGGAGGGACCCTTGCCCCAAGTTTatgtactctatatataccgGCTGAGGTCTCGATGCAATGCAACCTACGATTCATATGCAATCTATATTTCCTACATGGCATCACGAGTTTAGGTTTGCATACTAGGTTACAAACCCTAATTTTTCGACGCTCGCCGCACCCCTGTTCTTCACGCGCCGCCTGCCGTCCCCCAAGGTGCACATCTAGCGTGCCTCCTCGACGACCTCCTAGCATGCCCCCAGGAGGTCACTCTTGACCTCCGCCTGAGGTTGCGCCCTCCACAGTTTGGTGGCCGATCGATTCAATCTGCCACTGTCAGGGAGCAACAAATCATGATGAACTCACACAGCATTCTGCTATGTGCACCCCAAGAGTTCTACACGAGAAATTGTTGTTGTATCTTTTCTTCGCCTGATCGGGATTGTGTCGCCCACCGCCTATCGACCTTACACCCCTACTTTGATGTTGGCCTCAACTTCACCGGCTTCTTCCTCATCTATGACTGTGTGACATGCCATAGCAAGATGGATGCTGCCCTAGGGGATGCC
The Panicum virgatum strain AP13 chromosome 6N, P.virgatum_v5, whole genome shotgun sequence genome window above contains:
- the LOC120679177 gene encoding transcription factor IBH1-like, with product MHAPRKFRKAFMAQLLVSLRAAGQASKSMGLRERRDAVRLSSDVAMALASARAAPRSWARALVARHAAERRNEALMRRIMGGAGYEMAAAAAAARSRKEARSRRIVRRSRRVCSGSAGRKRRGLLAAAASGGAGRCSAMAAARRMVTARLQVLKSLVPGGEALRGLSLLSETLDYVVCLKTQVELMQCLCRGSRPKLG